A DNA window from Bacillus carboniphilus contains the following coding sequences:
- a CDS encoding S8 family serine peptidase, with translation MKRSTRKRWFYQLWMLVIALTLVLPAPTSIAANELHTSVKSNVVQNLSNKVNSTVMKSFEDQEYVTFLVKMKEQADPQTAAQQAEKNAASKNATAASKKYMKRSAVVSALRGKSIETQRNIKGFLQKEKKNGKVKDFQSFYIVNGLAVTATKEVMEEIAAFAEVEKILPNETRQLIQPAVEKQNQINAETQSIEWNIEQIGAPAVWDMGIDGTGVVVASIDTGVQWDHPALIEKYRGYDPNNPTSPNHEYNWFDATAGGSVPYDDQGHGTHVTGTMVGSEPNGSNQIGVAPGAKWIAVKAFTAAGGTDVDLLEAGEWILAPKDAAGNPHPEMAPDVVNNSWGGGSGMDEWYRPMVQAWRAAEIFPEFSAGNTTLFNPGGPGSIATPANYPESFATGATDSQNRLASFSLEGPSPYDEIKPDISAPGVNIRSSVPGGAYEGGWNGTSMAGPHVSAVVALLKQVNANLTVDEIEEILMNTAIPLTDGEYPESPNNGYGAGLVNAYDAVSSVINGLGTVKGNVTKDGDDDTAPTLEHQGPNEVFTGMDVTLHAEASDDVSVTNVLVRYQNQDGSIVEIEASRISGDYKSGTYEATIPGEDIAEPSLQYEIVALDFGSNESTSGSIEVPVLPGITVGYEQDFESTPSGWTSYGDNNTWEWGTPISGPGGAFSGENVYATNLEGNYDNRANMNLVMPPIDLPDGSSYLQFKQWHNLERNYDYGHVFVSTDQENWVQKLRVNNVTDGWVDGEVDLSEYAGQRIYVAFNVTTDGSVLREGWYIDDVKLTDTPINTSSQKGKVGNGQDKGQLGITDSSSAKKENVNPNKIVPAVKIEKEPVKDTPEKITPLALPMSATVTVVESGRSTQTNPQDGSFKMVHAAGTFTLAAEAYGYRTETQVVDIPADGEIIANFTLEELPQGTVSGSVINDQTGLPVEGATLYLVEDAAVAPVATDENGNFTIEAYEGTYTLKVSAPSYYSEEVKITIDSENPVDLSLSLRPFIGYPGEIGYDDGTAENARAFYDAGNGWAVKMTLENGQSQAILNGALFRFWDTSWPTPGGTDFDVEVYDATGVDGAPGQKLAGPIDANALRNGQWTQVDLSEHGIVVPSEFYVVYIQTEANPYAPGLGTDEDGQNAGRSWQLVGGGWSPSPEDEGNYMIRALVDYEVTAPTITSPIANSFTNEQDVVVEGTTAADYTVHLYNNGEEVAVVQSDNEGRFQGTVTLSEGANSLTAKAASDNGMTDASETVVVTYDATLPTLSIDSPEDELKTNREVITVSGSVDDEYLDTVTVNGQQANVTEGSYSHRILLNEGENEIVVVAKDMAGNTTTSTITVDAKFGIDDMTGLTPTEDKELKSGESVQIEFYSEPGLDATFVIHMPLTNVTNATELPMMEMEDGRYVGYYTATSNVKADGALIEVIARDDYGNEVRKAAEGKLYINAKKKNK, from the coding sequence GTGAAAAGAAGCACTCGGAAAAGATGGTTCTATCAATTATGGATGCTAGTTATTGCATTAACACTAGTACTTCCTGCACCAACAAGTATTGCTGCAAATGAACTTCACACTTCGGTAAAATCTAATGTAGTTCAGAATCTCTCCAACAAAGTTAATTCAACGGTAATGAAAAGCTTTGAGGATCAAGAATATGTTACCTTTTTAGTTAAAATGAAGGAACAAGCGGATCCGCAAACAGCAGCACAACAGGCAGAAAAGAATGCAGCTAGTAAAAATGCCACCGCTGCCAGTAAAAAGTATATGAAACGTTCGGCTGTTGTTTCTGCACTAAGAGGTAAATCCATTGAAACTCAAAGAAATATAAAAGGTTTTCTTCAAAAGGAAAAGAAGAATGGTAAAGTAAAAGATTTTCAATCTTTTTACATTGTGAATGGATTAGCGGTTACTGCTACCAAGGAAGTAATGGAAGAAATCGCTGCATTTGCAGAGGTTGAAAAGATTTTACCAAATGAGACTAGACAACTCATTCAACCTGCTGTAGAAAAACAAAACCAAATTAATGCGGAGACTCAATCCATTGAATGGAATATTGAGCAAATTGGGGCTCCTGCCGTTTGGGATATGGGAATTGACGGTACAGGTGTAGTTGTAGCATCTATTGATACAGGTGTTCAATGGGATCATCCAGCGCTAATAGAAAAATATCGTGGGTATGATCCAAATAACCCTACATCTCCAAATCATGAGTATAACTGGTTTGATGCGACTGCTGGTGGCTCAGTTCCTTACGACGACCAAGGTCACGGAACGCACGTGACAGGAACAATGGTAGGTAGCGAGCCAAATGGTTCAAACCAAATTGGTGTTGCACCTGGTGCTAAGTGGATAGCTGTTAAGGCATTCACTGCAGCAGGTGGTACAGATGTCGATCTTTTAGAAGCAGGTGAATGGATTCTAGCACCAAAAGATGCTGCAGGAAATCCACACCCTGAAATGGCTCCGGATGTTGTAAACAATTCATGGGGTGGAGGTTCAGGTATGGACGAATGGTACCGTCCAATGGTTCAAGCATGGCGGGCTGCTGAAATCTTTCCAGAATTCTCAGCAGGGAATACAACGCTATTCAATCCAGGTGGACCAGGATCCATCGCTACACCTGCTAACTATCCAGAGTCTTTTGCGACGGGTGCAACAGACTCGCAAAATCGTTTAGCGAGCTTTTCATTAGAAGGGCCTTCTCCATATGATGAGATTAAGCCAGATATTTCAGCACCTGGCGTAAATATCCGCTCTTCAGTTCCTGGTGGAGCTTATGAGGGGGGATGGAATGGTACATCAATGGCTGGTCCACATGTATCCGCTGTTGTAGCACTATTAAAACAAGTAAATGCGAACTTAACGGTTGATGAAATTGAAGAAATCCTTATGAATACAGCTATTCCTTTAACGGATGGCGAATATCCTGAATCACCAAATAATGGGTATGGAGCTGGATTAGTAAATGCTTATGATGCAGTTTCCTCTGTAATAAACGGATTAGGAACTGTTAAGGGTAACGTTACGAAAGATGGCGATGATGATACAGCTCCGACTTTAGAACACCAAGGTCCAAATGAAGTGTTCACTGGAATGGATGTAACGTTACACGCAGAAGCCAGTGACGATGTGAGTGTAACGAATGTGTTAGTTCGCTATCAAAATCAAGATGGTAGTATAGTTGAAATTGAAGCTTCACGAATCAGTGGGGACTATAAAAGTGGAACTTATGAAGCAACGATTCCTGGAGAAGACATAGCAGAACCATCGTTACAATATGAGATCGTAGCACTTGATTTTGGTTCCAATGAATCAACATCAGGTTCAATTGAAGTACCTGTTTTACCAGGTATAACAGTTGGTTATGAGCAAGACTTTGAATCTACTCCATCTGGTTGGACTTCTTATGGAGACAACAATACTTGGGAGTGGGGTACACCAATTTCTGGGCCAGGTGGAGCGTTCTCTGGTGAGAATGTTTATGCAACAAACCTAGAAGGTAACTATGACAATCGGGCCAATATGAACCTTGTTATGCCGCCAATTGATCTTCCTGATGGCAGTTCTTATCTACAATTCAAACAGTGGCATAACCTTGAGAGAAACTATGATTATGGTCATGTCTTCGTTTCAACTGACCAAGAAAACTGGGTTCAAAAGTTAAGAGTTAATAATGTTACAGATGGTTGGGTTGATGGGGAAGTTGATCTAAGTGAATATGCTGGACAACGAATCTATGTTGCATTTAACGTAACAACGGATGGTAGTGTTCTACGCGAAGGTTGGTACATTGATGATGTAAAACTTACGGATACTCCAATAAATACGAGTAGCCAAAAAGGGAAGGTTGGAAATGGTCAGGATAAGGGACAGCTTGGTATTACAGACTCTTCTTCTGCTAAGAAAGAGAATGTAAATCCGAATAAAATTGTCCCAGCTGTGAAAATTGAAAAAGAACCTGTAAAAGACACACCAGAGAAAATCACACCTTTAGCACTTCCAATGAGTGCAACGGTAACGGTAGTAGAGTCAGGTAGATCTACTCAAACAAATCCACAAGATGGTAGCTTTAAAATGGTTCACGCTGCGGGTACATTCACTTTGGCTGCAGAGGCTTATGGATACAGAACCGAAACTCAAGTTGTCGATATTCCTGCGGATGGGGAAATAATAGCAAACTTTACTCTTGAAGAGCTTCCGCAAGGTACGGTATCCGGATCAGTGATCAATGACCAAACTGGACTACCTGTTGAAGGGGCTACACTCTATTTAGTAGAAGATGCAGCAGTTGCTCCTGTTGCAACAGATGAGAATGGGAATTTCACAATCGAAGCTTACGAAGGGACTTACACTTTGAAAGTCTCTGCTCCTTCATACTACAGTGAAGAAGTTAAAATCACGATTGATAGTGAAAATCCTGTAGATTTAAGTCTATCCTTAAGACCATTTATTGGTTACCCAGGTGAAATTGGTTATGATGATGGAACAGCGGAAAATGCTAGAGCGTTCTATGATGCTGGCAATGGCTGGGCTGTAAAGATGACCCTTGAAAATGGTCAGTCACAAGCTATTCTAAACGGTGCATTATTCCGTTTCTGGGATACTTCTTGGCCAACTCCTGGTGGAACTGATTTTGATGTAGAAGTCTATGATGCCACTGGTGTAGACGGTGCTCCTGGTCAAAAACTGGCCGGACCAATTGATGCTAATGCCTTAAGAAATGGCCAATGGACTCAGGTTGACTTAAGCGAACATGGTATCGTTGTACCAAGCGAGTTTTATGTAGTATACATCCAAACAGAGGCTAACCCTTACGCTCCTGGATTAGGAACAGATGAAGATGGCCAAAATGCAGGAAGAAGTTGGCAGCTAGTGGGTGGAGGATGGAGTCCTTCACCAGAGGATGAAGGTAACTACATGATCCGTGCATTAGTGGATTATGAAGTCACAGCTCCAACGATTACTTCGCCAATTGCTAATAGTTTTACAAACGAGCAAGACGTTGTGGTGGAAGGTACAACTGCTGCAGATTACACAGTTCACTTATACAATAATGGGGAAGAGGTTGCTGTTGTTCAGTCTGACAATGAAGGAAGGTTCCAAGGAACTGTAACATTATCAGAAGGTGCAAACAGTCTAACAGCGAAGGCAGCCAGTGATAACGGAATGACAGATGCATCAGAAACTGTTGTAGTTACGTATGATGCAACTCTGCCAACCTTATCCATTGATTCGCCAGAAGATGAGTTAAAAACAAATCGTGAAGTGATTACGGTTAGTGGATCAGTTGATGATGAGTATCTTGATACAGTAACAGTGAACGGTCAACAGGCGAATGTTACAGAAGGTAGTTATAGTCACCGCATTCTCCTAAATGAAGGTGAAAATGAAATAGTAGTGGTTGCAAAAGATATGGCTGGTAATACAACTACTAGTACCATAACTGTTGATGCAAAGTTCGGCATCGATGATATGACAGGTCTTACTCCAACTGAAGATAAAGAACTCAAGTCTGGAGAGTCTGTACAAATCGAGTTCTATAGTGAACCTGGGCTGGATGCGACTTTCGTTATTCATATGCCATTAACAAATGTAACGAATGCCACTGAACTTCCGATGATGGAAATGGAAGATGGTCGTTATGTTGGTTACTATACGGCTACTTCTAATGTAAAAGCAGATGGCGCTTTAATTGAAGTTATTGCCCGTGACGATTATGGTAATGAGGTAAGAAAAGCCGCAGAAGGTAAACTATATATCAATGCAAAGAAAAAGAATAAGTAA
- a CDS encoding DUF1292 domain-containing protein, protein MRYDEQRDTVVIEDHLGSEKEYAVEALFDMEEKLYALLRDRDNDTIVLRVEDEGEDQYVVGIFDPQEKENILDAYQIAIEAASDEE, encoded by the coding sequence GTGAGATATGATGAACAAAGAGATACCGTTGTGATTGAGGACCATCTAGGAAGTGAAAAAGAGTACGCTGTTGAGGCATTATTTGATATGGAAGAAAAATTGTACGCATTACTTAGAGATAGAGATAATGACACCATCGTTTTACGAGTTGAGGATGAGGGTGAAGATCAGTATGTAGTCGGAATTTTTGACCCCCAAGAAAAAGAAAATATATTAGACGCTTATCAGATTGCAATAGAAGCAGCGTCTGATGAAGAATAG
- a CDS encoding GTP cyclohydrolase II, with translation MNNTKLEANVLSVLEDKIQLIKTEKGAIYLVGPIKLPVNLYGETVLFNWYCWLNCSEVTEDFNQIIDKLSSKNLAEFQQSSVLTYGDFHHGEDALIRMHSICHTGDIFGSKRCDCGFQLKESMKMIVEHGTGALFYLANHEGRGIGLFSKAMAYVLQQNGYDTVEANLHLGFVDDSRDYSDAIEVLKALRTKPVTLITNNPRKLEALKNAGMDVSGRTQLWGDVSEFNEKYLQTKVKRSGHIEEGKGCPND, from the coding sequence ATGAACAACACGAAGTTAGAAGCAAATGTACTATCCGTTTTAGAAGATAAAATACAATTGATTAAAACAGAAAAAGGAGCTATTTACTTAGTAGGTCCTATTAAACTGCCTGTGAATTTGTACGGGGAAACTGTTCTGTTTAACTGGTATTGTTGGCTAAACTGCTCAGAAGTAACAGAAGATTTTAATCAAATTATTGATAAGCTTTCTTCAAAGAATTTAGCCGAGTTTCAACAGTCTAGTGTTTTAACGTATGGTGATTTTCATCATGGAGAAGATGCTTTAATTAGGATGCATTCCATCTGTCATACAGGAGATATCTTTGGCAGTAAGCGATGTGATTGTGGCTTTCAACTGAAAGAATCAATGAAAATGATTGTCGAACATGGTACAGGGGCCCTATTTTACTTAGCAAATCACGAAGGAAGAGGAATTGGATTATTTAGTAAAGCCATGGCCTATGTTCTACAGCAAAATGGTTATGATACGGTCGAAGCAAATTTGCATCTTGGTTTTGTGGATGATTCTAGAGATTATAGTGATGCAATTGAAGTATTAAAAGCATTACGAACAAAGCCTGTTACCTTAATAACGAACAACCCAAGAAAATTAGAAGCGTTAAAAAATGCTGGGATGGATGTTTCGGGAAGAACTCAGCTATGGGGTGATGTTTCTGAGTTTAATGAAAAATACTTACAAACGAAAGTTAAGCGTTCTGGACATATAGAAGAAGGAAAGGGGTGTCCGAATGACTAA
- the ribD gene encoding bifunctional diaminohydroxyphosphoribosylaminopyrimidine deaminase/5-amino-6-(5-phosphoribosylamino)uracil reductase RibD, with translation MTNDEFYMNLAIENAKAMKGQTDPNPLVGSVIVNNNRIVGIGAHMKAGEPHAEIHALRMAGDKAKGGTIYVTLEPCSHHGRTGPCAVAIVEAGIKKVVIATLDPNPIVAGNGVKILKDAGVDVVVGVCEKESVDMNEVFNHYIVHKKPFVILKSGSTLDGKIATHTFSSKWITSEKAREDVHRLRSENRAILVGVNTVIKDDPELTARIPNGRNPIRVILDSTLRTPLESKIVTDQKAETWIFTTQAHPPDKREKLESLGVRIFVTSGLSQVDPEEVLEVLGREEVSSLLIEGGGHINASFIEKRLVNKVVIYLAPKLVGGQNAPTFLEGTGVNNMSEAVELKPMMMEPIGNDFKIVGYTIYKH, from the coding sequence ATGACTAATGATGAGTTTTACATGAATTTAGCAATAGAAAATGCAAAGGCCATGAAAGGGCAGACGGACCCCAATCCATTAGTGGGTTCAGTTATTGTAAATAACAATAGGATTGTTGGAATTGGTGCACATATGAAAGCGGGAGAACCTCATGCTGAAATCCATGCCCTTCGTATGGCAGGGGACAAAGCTAAAGGGGGAACCATTTACGTTACACTTGAGCCATGTTCCCACCACGGTCGCACAGGACCATGTGCAGTTGCAATAGTAGAAGCAGGTATTAAAAAGGTGGTTATTGCCACCTTGGATCCAAATCCTATAGTAGCGGGTAATGGGGTTAAAATTTTGAAAGATGCTGGAGTGGATGTAGTAGTAGGAGTATGTGAGAAAGAGTCCGTCGACATGAATGAAGTATTTAATCATTATATTGTACATAAAAAACCATTTGTAATATTAAAATCGGGAAGTACATTAGATGGAAAAATTGCGACGCATACCTTCAGTAGTAAATGGATCACTTCAGAAAAGGCTAGGGAAGACGTTCATAGGTTGCGAAGTGAAAATAGAGCCATTCTTGTAGGTGTTAACACAGTAATAAAGGACGATCCTGAATTAACTGCCAGAATCCCTAACGGTAGAAATCCTATTCGTGTCATTTTGGACTCAACTCTTCGAACTCCCTTGGAATCGAAGATAGTAACAGATCAGAAAGCGGAGACCTGGATTTTCACTACACAGGCACACCCTCCTGACAAGAGAGAAAAACTTGAATCCCTTGGAGTTCGCATTTTTGTTACGAGCGGATTATCTCAGGTTGACCCTGAAGAAGTTTTAGAAGTCTTAGGGCGTGAAGAAGTTTCCTCCCTCCTTATAGAAGGAGGAGGTCATATCAATGCATCTTTTATAGAGAAACGTCTAGTCAATAAAGTTGTGATATATTTGGCACCGAAGTTAGTAGGTGGTCAAAATGCACCTACCTTCTTAGAAGGAACAGGAGTAAACAATATGAGTGAGGCTGTAGAATTAAAGCCCATGATGATGGAGCCAATCGGGAATGACTTTAAAATTGTAGGGTACACTATATATAAGCATTAA
- a CDS encoding DUF3231 family protein — protein sequence MSSLNDTSSNQQLTSAEVGKLWASYMGNTMGSCVLRYFYQHVDDGDIKEVIKTAYHLSREFIDRITAILKKENHPIPVGFTEKDVNLKAPRLFMDEFYLHYLKYIAKAGMSLYAIAVPLMTRKETKELFTHCVKATTDLMNLVNNVLLKKGYLTKPPFIPIPNQVDFVKKQTYLSGFFGDVRPAHALEIAHNFDNLENNVTSKALLVGFVQVSQDRKVKDALIRGKELTEKHLEIFSEQLHRDNLPSHPRLDHLVTSSIIPPFSDKLMISHKIDMFSMKIRGYGNAASLNGRHDIGLNNAKALMDVSRYVQDLANIVIDKGWMEQMPQAVKRDELGYRK from the coding sequence ATGAGTTCGTTAAATGATACTTCCTCAAACCAACAATTAACCTCTGCTGAAGTAGGTAAGTTATGGGCATCCTATATGGGAAATACCATGGGTTCTTGTGTTTTACGTTATTTTTATCAGCATGTAGATGATGGCGATATAAAAGAAGTAATTAAAACCGCTTATCATTTATCCCGTGAATTTATTGATAGAATTACAGCCATCCTAAAAAAAGAAAATCATCCAATTCCTGTTGGTTTTACAGAAAAAGATGTTAATTTAAAGGCGCCAAGATTGTTTATGGATGAGTTTTATCTTCATTATTTAAAGTATATTGCGAAGGCTGGAATGAGCCTTTATGCAATTGCTGTTCCGTTAATGACACGTAAAGAAACGAAAGAACTATTCACGCATTGTGTAAAGGCAACTACAGACCTGATGAATTTAGTAAATAATGTTCTTTTGAAAAAAGGGTACTTAACGAAACCCCCTTTTATACCCATTCCCAATCAAGTAGATTTTGTAAAAAAACAAACCTATTTAAGTGGATTCTTTGGAGACGTAAGGCCAGCTCATGCGTTAGAAATCGCCCATAATTTTGATAACCTTGAAAATAATGTAACATCCAAAGCATTGCTTGTTGGCTTTGTCCAAGTTTCTCAGGACCGTAAAGTGAAAGATGCATTGATTAGAGGTAAAGAATTGACTGAAAAGCATTTAGAAATATTTTCTGAACAGCTTCATCGGGATAATTTGCCTTCTCATCCACGTTTGGATCACTTGGTAACATCTTCAATTATTCCTCCTTTTTCTGATAAACTTATGATTTCCCATAAGATTGATATGTTCTCTATGAAAATAAGAGGATATGGGAACGCTGCTTCGCTAAATGGAAGACATGATATTGGACTTAACAATGCAAAAGCGTTAATGGATGTTTCTAGATATGTACAAGATTTGGCGAACATCGTGATAGATAAAGGCTGGATGGAGCAAATGCCTCAGGCAGTAAAAAGGGATGAATTAGGTTATAGGAAATAG
- a CDS encoding DMT family transporter, whose translation MPLIHSRQKGFILVITGATLWGISGTVAQFLFHYHHFTPEWLVSIRLLISGFVLLVLANALAKNRVFSIWKNRRDILQILFFSILGMLAVQYTYFAAIKHSNAATATVLQYLAPVLIAFYLTFRYRRKPSNRELVSIILAIFGTFLLVTKGSVDRLTITGVALFWGLLSAFALAFYTLQPLKLLAKYGSMVVVGWGMLIGGVSFSFIHPPWIIQGQWSLHSILAVCFIVLFGTLIAFIFYLESLKYISASETSVLACVEPLSAAFLSVIWLQVRFGIEEWIGTLCIISTIMILSTVDKKNIIKLHQKLEPFHRNVLVFLILKE comes from the coding sequence ATGCCGTTGATTCATTCTAGACAAAAGGGATTTATTTTAGTGATTACAGGTGCCACCCTTTGGGGGATTTCAGGTACTGTTGCCCAGTTTTTGTTCCATTATCATCACTTTACACCGGAATGGTTAGTTTCTATACGTTTACTAATATCGGGATTTGTCCTGCTAGTACTGGCAAATGCACTGGCTAAAAATCGAGTCTTTTCCATTTGGAAAAATAGAAGAGATATTCTTCAAATCCTATTTTTTAGCATTCTAGGTATGCTAGCGGTTCAATACACTTATTTTGCAGCGATTAAACATTCCAATGCTGCAACTGCAACAGTTTTACAGTATTTAGCCCCTGTACTTATCGCTTTCTATCTAACATTCCGGTATAGAAGAAAACCGAGTAATCGAGAGTTAGTCTCTATCATTCTAGCTATTTTTGGCACCTTTTTGCTTGTAACCAAGGGAAGTGTAGATCGTTTAACCATCACAGGAGTAGCTTTATTCTGGGGTTTATTATCAGCATTTGCATTAGCTTTTTATACCTTACAACCATTAAAGCTTTTAGCTAAATATGGTTCAATGGTTGTAGTAGGTTGGGGGATGTTAATTGGTGGAGTGAGTTTTAGTTTTATCCATCCACCATGGATCATACAAGGCCAATGGTCCCTTCATTCCATTTTAGCTGTATGTTTTATTGTGTTATTTGGGACACTTATTGCTTTTATTTTCTATCTAGAAAGTCTTAAGTATATCAGTGCATCAGAGACAAGTGTTTTAGCTTGTGTAGAACCATTATCGGCTGCATTCCTTTCTGTCATTTGGCTACAGGTTCGTTTTGGTATAGAGGAATGGATTGGGACACTATGTATAATAAGTACTATCATGATCCTTTCAACAGTTGATAAAAAAAACATAATAAAGTTACATCAAAAACTAGAACCATTTCATAGGAATGTTCTAGTTTTTTTAATTTTAAAGGAATAG
- a CDS encoding spore coat associated protein CotJA, giving the protein MSQRPQDLTYMKAYKPFHSPFDPCKPIGVKFYSTPPHLYLGFQPPNLEQFPADVALKKGTLWPALYDYYDNPYEQKGGK; this is encoded by the coding sequence ATGAGTCAACGGCCTCAGGACCTGACCTACATGAAGGCATATAAACCGTTCCATAGTCCATTTGACCCCTGTAAGCCTATTGGAGTGAAGTTTTATTCTACCCCTCCACATCTCTACCTAGGTTTTCAACCTCCAAACTTAGAACAATTTCCAGCAGACGTTGCGTTAAAGAAAGGGACATTATGGCCAGCCCTTTATGATTATTATGATAACCCTTATGAACAAAAGGGAGGGAAGTAA
- a CDS encoding spore coat protein CotJB, protein MAHPPLPQEYYDLLEKIQAADFVLVELTLYLDTHPDDMAALQQFNQYAQYSKQLKQMYEETYGPLQQYGNSYTDANWSWGRSPWPWQV, encoded by the coding sequence ATGGCACATCCTCCATTACCTCAAGAGTACTATGATTTATTGGAAAAAATTCAAGCTGCGGACTTTGTTTTGGTTGAACTAACGCTATACCTTGATACACATCCAGACGACATGGCCGCCCTTCAACAATTCAATCAATATGCGCAATATAGTAAACAATTAAAACAAATGTATGAGGAAACGTATGGCCCGCTTCAGCAGTATGGCAATAGTTACACGGATGCCAATTGGAGCTGGGGACGTTCACCGTGGCCTTGGCAAGTATAA
- the cotJC gene encoding spore coat protein CotJC, with amino-acid sequence MWVYEKKLQYPVKVSTCNPTLAKYLIEQYGGADGELAAALRYLNQRYTIPDKVIGLLNDIGTEEFAHLEMIATMVYKLTKDATPDQLKAAGLAPHYVNHDSALFYHNADGVPFTASYIQAKGDPIADLYEDIAAEEKARATYQWIIDMSDDPDLNDGLRFLREREIIHSQRFREAVEILKEERDRKKFF; translated from the coding sequence ATGTGGGTATATGAAAAAAAGCTCCAATATCCTGTAAAGGTAAGCACTTGTAACCCGACTCTTGCAAAATATTTAATTGAGCAATATGGAGGAGCCGATGGTGAATTAGCTGCAGCCTTACGCTATTTAAACCAAAGATACACAATCCCTGATAAAGTGATTGGTTTATTAAATGACATAGGGACAGAAGAATTTGCACACTTAGAAATGATTGCCACAATGGTGTATAAATTAACGAAAGATGCGACACCTGATCAGTTAAAGGCAGCGGGCCTAGCACCTCATTACGTGAATCATGATTCTGCGTTGTTTTATCATAATGCGGATGGAGTACCATTCACGGCATCCTATATTCAAGCAAAAGGAGATCCGATAGCTGACCTTTATGAAGACATTGCAGCTGAAGAAAAAGCGAGGGCTACGTATCAATGGATTATTGATATGTCAGACGACCCGGATTTAAATGATGGGCTGCGCTTCTTACGTGAAAGAGAGATTATACATTCCCAACGATTCCGTGAAGCTGTTGAAATCTTGAAGGAGGAGCGAGACCGTAAGAAATTCTTCTAA
- a CDS encoding CBO0543 family protein: MNLNIVLGLAYIFFAWKWGDWKNWRFYYPTILFFITGDLLYQFLFHDYSMWEFVPVGKDKELNLTHTHITLMILSIKYPATILIFLGNFPSSRVKQIGFIGIWVLIYTANEWFTMSNGGIIHQHGWNMKWSILFNIVMFTILAVHRKRPLIAWSFSIAFIIFLFQAHDVPMDILK; the protein is encoded by the coding sequence GTGAATTTAAACATTGTACTTGGCTTAGCCTATATTTTCTTTGCATGGAAGTGGGGAGACTGGAAAAACTGGAGGTTTTATTACCCAACTATTTTATTTTTCATTACAGGTGATTTACTATATCAGTTCTTATTCCACGACTATTCTATGTGGGAATTTGTTCCTGTTGGAAAAGATAAGGAACTGAATTTAACACATACCCATATTACACTCATGATCCTATCTATAAAATACCCAGCTACTATTCTAATCTTTTTAGGTAATTTTCCTTCGAGCAGAGTGAAACAAATTGGTTTTATTGGCATTTGGGTCCTTATATACACCGCTAACGAGTGGTTTACGATGAGCAATGGAGGTATCATTCATCAACACGGCTGGAATATGAAGTGGTCCATTTTGTTTAATATAGTCATGTTTACCATTTTAGCCGTTCATCGTAAGCGACCTCTAATAGCATGGAGTTTTAGTATTGCTTTTATTATCTTTCTATTTCAAGCACATGATGTACCAATGGATATATTAAAATGA